The following are encoded in a window of Rosa chinensis cultivar Old Blush chromosome 4, RchiOBHm-V2, whole genome shotgun sequence genomic DNA:
- the LOC112195794 gene encoding transcription factor BHLH089, with product MKILQDLVPGCNKVIGKALVVDEIINYIQSLQRQVEFLSLNLEAVNSRVNMNPAIEVFPSKDQFDAAALLFGPHTPREYVQGSQAEWLHMQVGGSFERTT from the exons ATGAAAATTCTTCAGGATTTGGTTCCTGGATGTAATAAG gtTATTGGGAAagcacttgttgttgatgagATTATTAATTACATCCAGTCACTGCAGCGCCAAGTCGAG ttCCTTTCGTTGAACCTTGAAGCAGTCAATTCAAGGGTGAACATGAATCCCGCCATTGAAGTGTTTCCTTCAAAAGAT CAATTTGATGCAGCTGCGTTGTTATTTGGACCACACACACCAAGGGAGTATGTGCAGGGCTCGCAAGCCGAATGGCTGCATATGCAGGTTGGTGGTAGCTTTGAAAGAACAACATAA